In a genomic window of bacterium:
- a CDS encoding acyl-CoA desaturase: MSSRSRALSPQELQAFGRELDALRDEVLADVGEADAAYVRRVRAFMRYSGAAGRGLLFFGLLPPAWLAGTGLLALSKIVDNMELGHNVMHGQYDWMQDPTLHSQTFEWDNVCPADGWRRTHNLTHHTYTNVLGKDRDIGYGLLRVFPEQPWSPANLPQLLYAGGLALVFQWGVAIHDADLGPDGERRPADVARGLAPVAKKAARKLAKDYVVFPLLAGPAAPAVFLGNLTANLVRNVWAFAVIFCGHFTADVEVFPESVLEDESRGHWYVRQLRGSSNLEGGSLFHLLTGNLSHQIEHHLFPDVPARRYAEMAPRVRAICDRYGQHYNTGSFAAQLWSVVKRIATHSLPSFGGSPAPVEA, encoded by the coding sequence ATGTCGAGCCGTTCGCGCGCCCTCTCACCACAGGAGCTCCAGGCCTTCGGCCGCGAGCTGGATGCGCTCCGCGACGAGGTGCTCGCCGACGTCGGCGAGGCCGACGCCGCGTACGTGCGGCGCGTGCGCGCGTTCATGCGCTACAGCGGCGCGGCGGGCCGCGGCCTGCTCTTCTTCGGGCTCCTTCCGCCGGCGTGGCTCGCCGGCACCGGGCTCCTCGCGCTCTCGAAGATCGTCGACAACATGGAGCTCGGGCACAACGTCATGCACGGGCAGTACGATTGGATGCAGGACCCGACCCTGCACTCGCAGACGTTCGAGTGGGACAACGTCTGCCCCGCCGACGGCTGGCGACGCACCCACAACCTGACGCACCACACCTACACGAACGTCCTCGGGAAGGACCGCGACATCGGCTACGGCCTGCTGCGCGTCTTCCCCGAGCAGCCGTGGTCGCCGGCGAACCTGCCGCAGCTCCTCTACGCCGGCGGGCTCGCGCTCGTGTTCCAGTGGGGCGTGGCGATCCACGACGCCGACCTGGGGCCCGACGGCGAGCGCCGCCCGGCCGACGTCGCACGCGGCCTCGCGCCGGTCGCGAAGAAGGCGGCGCGCAAGCTGGCCAAGGACTACGTCGTCTTCCCGTTGCTCGCCGGGCCCGCCGCGCCGGCCGTCTTCCTCGGCAACCTCACCGCCAACCTCGTCCGCAACGTCTGGGCGTTCGCCGTCATCTTCTGCGGCCACTTCACCGCCGACGTCGAGGTGTTCCCCGAGTCGGTGCTCGAGGACGAGTCACGCGGCCACTGGTACGTCCGCCAGCTGCGCGGCTCGAGCAACCTCGAGGGCGGCTCCCTCTTCCACCTCCTCACCGGCAACCTGAGCCACCAGATCGAGCACCACCTCTTCCCCGACGTCCCCGCCCGCCGCTACGCCGAGATGGCGCCGCGCGTGCGCGCGATCTGCGACCGCTACGGCCAGCACTACAACACCGGCTCGTTCGCGGCGCAGCTCTGGTCGGTCGTGAAGCGCATCGCCACCCACAGCCTGCCGTCCTTCGGCGGCAGCCCCGCGCCCGTGGAGGCCTGA
- a CDS encoding iron-sulfur cluster-binding domain-containing protein, with product MRGRPRKLAGVARRLVDPATLEFWLQHLDPLFAVERVRARVEAVQAETPRVRTFVLRPNRRWRGFRAGQHATVTVEVDGRRLTRTFSLAGGEDEPTLRLTIARQPDGRVTGALHDRVRPGAIVELGQAQGDFVLPDDPRAPLLLLAGGTGLTPFLSMLRTLAARGARRDVVLLCWAPRPAELIARNELGALPARLPGLRVHTAFTRDGMARFSGDGLRALAPDWAARRAYVCGPDALTAAVAAHWDAAGLTTQLRREWFGAPRAAAAGAGPVAVACTRSGRTVTVPGERSLLVELEAAGLRPAHGCRAGICRQCTCTLAAGAVEELRTGTTRHEIDEPIQLCAVRARTDLVLAV from the coding sequence ATGCGCGGGCGTCCACGAAAGCTCGCCGGCGTGGCCCGGCGTCTCGTCGATCCGGCCACGCTGGAATTCTGGCTCCAGCACCTCGATCCACTCTTCGCCGTGGAGCGGGTGCGCGCCCGCGTCGAGGCGGTGCAGGCGGAGACGCCTCGCGTGCGCACGTTCGTGCTGCGACCGAACCGGCGGTGGCGCGGCTTCCGCGCCGGGCAGCATGCGACCGTCACCGTCGAGGTCGACGGACGCCGGCTCACGCGCACGTTCTCCCTCGCCGGCGGCGAGGACGAGCCCACGCTGCGGCTCACCATCGCACGACAGCCCGACGGGCGCGTGACCGGCGCGCTGCACGATCGGGTGCGGCCGGGCGCGATCGTCGAGCTCGGGCAGGCGCAGGGCGACTTCGTGCTGCCCGACGATCCGCGCGCGCCGCTGCTCCTCCTCGCCGGCGGCACCGGGCTGACGCCCTTCCTCTCCATGCTGCGCACGCTCGCGGCGCGCGGCGCGCGGCGCGACGTCGTCCTCCTCTGCTGGGCACCGCGGCCAGCGGAGCTGATCGCGCGCAACGAGCTGGGCGCGCTGCCCGCGCGGCTCCCCGGCCTGCGCGTCCATACCGCCTTCACGCGCGACGGCATGGCACGCTTCTCCGGCGACGGGCTGCGCGCCCTGGCTCCGGACTGGGCTGCGCGTCGCGCCTACGTCTGCGGCCCCGACGCGCTCACTGCCGCCGTCGCCGCACATTGGGACGCGGCCGGCCTGACGACGCAGCTGCGGCGCGAGTGGTTCGGCGCGCCGCGCGCCGCCGCCGCAGGCGCCGGGCCGGTCGCCGTCGCCTGCACGCGCAGCGGCCGCACCGTCACCGTCCCCGGTGAGCGCAGCCTGCTGGTCGAGCTCGAAGCCGCCGGCCTGCGGCCCGCGCACGGCTGCCGCGCCGGCATCTGCCGCCAGTGCACCTGCACGCTCGCGGCCGGCGCGGTCGAGGAGCTGCGCACCGGCACCACCCGCCACGAGATCGACGAGCCGATCCAGCTGTGCGCCGTCCGCGCCCGCACCGATCTCGTCCTCGCCGTCTGA